The following proteins are encoded in a genomic region of Bacillus sp. FJAT-22090:
- a CDS encoding trypsin-like serine peptidase — MNFSIKTYDSKEAQSILDYWTPERKAKATPTPTLDQDIKTITEDHNLEDPFEVDINQYPYKCGGIIFYTKVTADGTEDFYGSAQFVAHCQMILTVAHCIIDSTTGEEYTNFLFTRGYRKEEEVVEGQDFVIDQVGTPEEFVGSEGHVRRSFDFAFCRTTEPFTDWMPLQIGIPYTNLQSIGYPGNFQDGERMVAVNGTRGEIFSDLNLVQMKNNPFREGASGGAWIYNPSNELGNDKNIVVGLNAGGESGPIIQSPLFRQETIDLFNEVLDATWENPRRCN; from the coding sequence ATGAACTTTTCAATTAAAACATATGATTCTAAAGAAGCTCAAAGCATCTTAGATTATTGGACACCAGAGAGAAAAGCAAAAGCAACACCTACACCCACTTTAGATCAAGATATAAAAACAATCACAGAAGACCATAACCTAGAAGATCCGTTTGAAGTTGATATAAACCAATATCCATATAAATGTGGAGGGATAATTTTCTATACCAAAGTAACAGCCGATGGTACAGAAGATTTTTACGGCTCAGCACAGTTTGTCGCACATTGTCAGATGATTTTAACTGTTGCCCATTGCATTATAGATTCTACAACTGGAGAGGAATACACTAATTTTCTATTTACTCGTGGCTATAGAAAAGAAGAAGAAGTAGTAGAAGGTCAAGATTTTGTAATTGACCAAGTAGGAACACCAGAAGAATTTGTTGGGAGTGAAGGTCACGTCAGACGCTCGTTTGACTTTGCATTTTGTCGTACAACAGAACCTTTTACTGACTGGATGCCCTTACAAATAGGCATACCCTACACTAATCTCCAATCAATCGGGTATCCTGGTAATTTTCAAGATGGAGAACGAATGGTAGCGGTCAATGGGACTAGAGGGGAAATTTTTTCTGATTTGAATTTGGTTCAAATGAAAAACAATCCATTTAGAGAAGGTGCTAGTGGTGGTGCTTGGATTTATAATCCATCTAACGAGCTTGGAAATGATAAGAACATTGTAGTAGGATTAAACGCTGGTGGTGAATCTGGTCCTATAATTCAAAGTCCATTATTTCGCCAAGAAACCATTGATCTTTTTAATGAAGTACTTGATGCAACGTGGGAAAATCCAAGAAGATGTAATTAA
- a CDS encoding sigma-70 family RNA polymerase sigma factor: MEKKEVLPLHFKASNRLDDLQSNPVEAIENIMNTYGTEIKKFIYTYLNNESDTDDVTQEVFVTVYLKLSSFQGRSSLKSWIYSIAVNKCKDYLRNNRLRQSKLIEKITNLTISSKIIDVPEEYKQSSIKEGLFEKVIELPIKYREVIILYYFKELSIKEISFILNMKETTLQTRLLRARSKLKSLLNEGGIFHG, encoded by the coding sequence ATGGAAAAAAAGGAAGTATTACCATTACATTTCAAAGCATCAAATAGATTAGATGACCTACAATCGAACCCAGTCGAAGCAATAGAAAACATAATGAACACTTATGGTACTGAGATTAAAAAATTTATTTACACTTACCTAAATAATGAATCGGATACAGATGATGTAACGCAAGAAGTTTTTGTGACTGTCTATTTAAAGCTAAGTTCATTTCAAGGTAGATCATCACTAAAAAGTTGGATTTATTCTATTGCTGTAAATAAGTGTAAGGATTACTTAAGAAATAATCGTTTACGTCAAAGTAAATTAATAGAAAAAATTACTAACCTAACAATTTCATCCAAAATAATTGATGTACCAGAAGAGTATAAGCAAAGCAGCATAAAAGAAGGGCTTTTCGAAAAAGTAATAGAATTACCCATTAAATATCGTGAAGTCATCATTCTTTATTATTTCAAGGAACTATCAATAAAAGAAATCAGTTTCATTCTAAACATGAAGGAGACTACATTGCAAACACGATTATTAAGGGCGAGAAGTAAATTAAAAAGTTTATTAAATGAAGGGGGTATTTTTCATGGGTAA
- a CDS encoding RCC1 domain-containing protein, producing MDYILPKEAVLKAKRLAKNPIAAGRRHTVGLLSDGMVTAVGDNKYGQCDVSGWRDIVSVEVGNVHMATNTGNAHTIGLKSDGTVAAVGWNKNDQCDVNHWRDTVAVAAGWCRTIGLKSDGAVVAVGRNNEGECNVNSWHDIVAVAAGDWHTIGLKLDGTVTAVGNNRYGQCNVSDWRGIVAVKAGYLHTVGLKSDGTAVAVGQNKVGQCDVNSWRGIVKIAVGSNHSIGLKSDGTVAAVGWNEYGQCNVSDWHDIVAIAAGCAHTVGLKSDGTVVAVGDNEYGQCDVSGWRGIQLPNN from the coding sequence ATGGATTACATTTTACCGAAAGAAGCGGTTTTAAAGGCGAAACGGTTGGCTAAAAATCCCATAGCGGCGGGTCGTCGACATACCGTTGGTCTTCTCTCTGACGGAATGGTGACGGCTGTGGGTGATAATAAATATGGCCAATGTGATGTAAGCGGATGGCGCGATATTGTGTCCGTCGAAGTTGGTAATGTTCATATGGCAACGAACACGGGTAATGCTCATACAATCGGTCTTAAATCGGACGGTACTGTGGCTGCTGTAGGTTGGAATAAGAATGATCAATGCGATGTAAACCACTGGCGCGATACTGTAGCGGTTGCTGCGGGTTGGTGTCGTACCATTGGGCTTAAATCGGATGGTGCGGTGGTAGCTGTGGGCAGAAATAATGAAGGTGAATGCAATGTAAACAGCTGGCATGATATTGTGGCGGTCGCGGCGGGTGACTGGCATACCATCGGGCTTAAATTGGACGGAACGGTGACGGCTGTGGGTAATAATCGGTATGGCCAATGCAATGTAAGCGACTGGCGAGGCATAGTGGCGGTTAAGGCGGGGTATCTTCATACTGTTGGGCTTAAATCGGACGGTACGGCGGTTGCAGTGGGTCAAAATAAGGTAGGCCAATGCGATGTAAACAGCTGGCGCGGTATTGTGAAGATAGCGGTGGGGAGTAATCATTCCATCGGCCTTAAATCGGACGGCACTGTGGCTGCTGTGGGATGGAACGAGTATGGCCAATGTAATGTAAGTGATTGGCACGATATTGTGGCTATCGCGGCGGGTTGTGCTCATACCGTCGGTCTTAAATCGGACGGTACGGTGGTTGCAGTGGGTGATAATGAATATGGCCAATGCGATGTGAGCGGCTGGCGCGGCATCCAACTGCCCAACAATTAG
- a CDS encoding D-alanyl-D-alanine carboxypeptidase family protein: MNRRKLKRRSQLLIILIILIGCYAGAYNFSQSHQVQGFINEIIEVSGPSTTYIDSSLEATIKGHSAILLNASTEEILMEQDADIPFPVASMSKMMTEYLVLEQIENGNIEWDDPVVMSHSANNMDPRAVKIYVKDNDVLTVRDLYSAMVIYSANNATIALAEHIAGSEKKFAKLMNDKATKMGLSSKTNFVNSTGLFNTDGSENVMTAKDVALLANQLLRDFPDVIETTKLLEYKLAYDGTTLKNSNAMLDPENQDLYFNPVDGLKTGFTETAGYCFTGTAQKGDKRLISVVMGTKSDDARFLETRKLLSFGFEHF, translated from the coding sequence ATGAATCGCAGGAAGCTAAAAAGAAGAAGTCAATTACTAATTATTCTCATCATTTTGATAGGGTGCTATGCAGGCGCATACAATTTCAGCCAAAGCCATCAAGTCCAAGGTTTTATAAACGAGATAATTGAGGTCTCTGGACCCTCAACAACCTACATAGATTCTTCTTTAGAGGCTACCATAAAAGGTCACTCAGCAATTTTATTGAATGCATCTACAGAAGAAATATTAATGGAACAAGATGCAGATATTCCTTTTCCAGTCGCAAGCATGTCCAAAATGATGACAGAGTATTTAGTACTGGAGCAAATTGAAAATGGAAATATAGAATGGGATGATCCGGTTGTAATGTCTCACAGTGCAAACAATATGGATCCTCGAGCAGTTAAAATTTATGTTAAAGACAATGATGTTTTAACAGTTCGGGACTTATATAGTGCGATGGTCATTTATTCTGCTAATAACGCTACGATAGCTTTGGCAGAGCACATAGCAGGATCAGAGAAAAAATTTGCAAAGCTAATGAATGATAAAGCTACAAAGATGGGCCTTTCTTCCAAAACAAACTTTGTAAACTCAACTGGATTATTTAATACCGATGGTTCTGAAAATGTTATGACAGCAAAAGACGTTGCATTACTAGCCAACCAATTATTACGTGATTTCCCTGATGTAATCGAAACAACCAAACTGCTTGAATACAAATTAGCATACGATGGGACAACCTTAAAGAATTCAAATGCTATGCTAGACCCCGAAAATCAAGATTTATATTTTAATCCTGTAGATGGATTAAAAACAGGTTTTACGGAAACTGCAGGGTATTGCTTTACAGGAACTGCACAAAAGGGGGATAAACGACTTATTTCGGTTGTGATGGGGACAAAAAGTGATGACGCTCGTTTCCTTGAGACTCGTAAGCTACTCTCCTTTGGATTTGAGCATTTTTGA
- a CDS encoding response regulator transcription factor: MKAAILIIDDDNDITNLLRIYLEAEHYEVHLAHDGEEGLKMLAMQSTDLIILDVMMPKKDGILVCREIRQDNQTVPILMLSAKAEDMDKIYGLTTGADDYLIKPFNPLELVARVKALLRRSGYLQRNSESSKEGLICGPLVINKQNHTVLIGDNPLKLTAIEFDILCLLCSKPGRVFSSEDIFQLVWNEQEIYSSKTVMVHISNLRAKLDPALNGEKMIETVWGVGYKIGY, encoded by the coding sequence ATGAAAGCAGCTATTTTAATAATAGATGACGATAATGATATTACGAATTTATTACGGATTTATTTAGAGGCGGAACACTACGAGGTTCATTTAGCCCATGATGGGGAAGAAGGCTTAAAAATGCTAGCAATGCAATCAACCGACTTAATTATTCTAGATGTGATGATGCCTAAAAAAGATGGTATTCTTGTTTGTCGTGAAATTCGACAAGATAATCAAACTGTACCGATTTTAATGTTAAGCGCAAAAGCAGAAGATATGGATAAAATATATGGACTCACGACCGGGGCGGATGATTACCTTATTAAACCCTTTAATCCATTGGAGCTTGTAGCACGAGTAAAAGCATTGTTAAGACGATCAGGGTATTTACAAAGAAATTCAGAATCCTCTAAGGAAGGTTTAATCTGTGGTCCTTTAGTAATAAATAAACAGAATCACACTGTGCTTATTGGTGATAACCCATTGAAATTGACCGCAATTGAATTTGATATTTTATGCCTGCTTTGCAGTAAGCCTGGCCGTGTATTTAGTTCGGAAGATATCTTTCAATTGGTATGGAATGAGCAGGAAATCTATTCAAGCAAAACGGTTATGGTTCATATAAGTAATTTAAGAGCAAAACT